Proteins from one Niallia circulans genomic window:
- a CDS encoding DUF3219 family protein — translation MVNKIKLNDTEILVKSYKEELKDGHHSITVVFDVGNEDYHAITTLLYKNDFHVTVPEPELSFAATIQQYSTSVTNLYEKGNVGEFTLTLLEKRKR, via the coding sequence ATGGTAAACAAAATTAAGCTTAATGATACAGAAATACTTGTGAAAAGCTATAAGGAAGAGTTAAAAGACGGTCATCATTCTATTACGGTCGTCTTTGATGTTGGAAACGAGGACTATCATGCAATTACGACATTATTGTATAAAAACGACTTTCATGTCACCGTTCCAGAACCAGAGCTGTCCTTTGCTGCAACTATCCAACAATACTCAACATCTGTCACGAACTTATACGAAAAAGGAAATGTTGGCGAATTTACGTTAACACTACTGGAAAAAAGGAAGAGATAG